In the genome of Dioscorea cayenensis subsp. rotundata cultivar TDr96_F1 chromosome 1, TDr96_F1_v2_PseudoChromosome.rev07_lg8_w22 25.fasta, whole genome shotgun sequence, one region contains:
- the LOC120260770 gene encoding sucrose synthase 7-like, producing the protein MASSSMSFKRSDSIADSMPEALKQSRYQMKRCFASYVSKGMRLMKNKQLMDELEKSLDDKIEKERLMEGFLGYIICSTQEAAVIPPFLAFAVRPNPGIWEFVKVNSVDLDAEGITSTEYLKFKESIFDEKWAKDENALEIDFGAFDALTPHLTLPSSIGNGLQFISKFLSSKLHEDLENSNQLLDYLLALNYRGQKLLINDNVNTVNKLQMALLLAEVFVSELPKNTPFQKFEQRFEEWGLVKGWGDTAGRVKETLNCLSEVLQAPDPINMDNFFSKVPCIFNIVIFSPHGYFGQADVLGLPDTGGQVVYILDQVRAFEEELLLRIKQQGLSIKPQILVVTRLIPEAKGTKCNQELESVFNTKHSHILRVPFETEFGVLQQWVSRFDIYPYLEKYAQDAAAKIIDHMEGKPDLIIGNYSDGNLVASLVASKLGITLGTIAHALEKTKYEDSDVKWKELEPKYHFSCQFTADMIAMNTTDFIITSTYQEIAGSKDRPGQYESHYVFTLPGLCRFVSGINVFDPKFNIASPGADQSVYFPYTQKDKRLTKFHPAIEELLYSQTDNDEHIGFIQDRKKPIIFSMARLDTVKNITGLVEWYGKNKRLRDVVNLVVVAGFLDPAKSKDREEISEIKKMHSLIEKYQLRGQFRWIAAQNDRLRNGELYRCIADTKGAFVQPALYEAFGLTVIEAMNCGLPTFATNQGGPAEIVVDGVSGFHINPLNGDESSNKIADFFEKCKKDSNYWNKISSAGLQRIYDCYTWKIYATKVLNMGSMYSFWRQLNKEQKQAKQRYLQLLYNLQFRNLAKTVPIAGAKPPQQPEPSQAVITRPPTRRSQSRIGRLFSSAK; encoded by the exons ATGGCATCTTCTTCAATGAGTTTCAAGAGATCAGACAGCATTGCCGATTCGATGCCTGAAGCATTGAAGCAGAGTAGATATCAAATGAAGAGATGTTTTGCAAG ttatgtGTCCAAAGGGATGAGattgatgaaaaataaacaattgaTGGATGAATTGGAGAAGTCTTTGGATGACAAAATTGAGAAGGAGAGACTCATGGAGGGGTTTCTCGGCTACATAATATGTTCTACTCAG gaAGCGGCGGTGATCCCGCCTTTTCTTGCATTTGCAGTAAGGCCTAACCCCGGCATATGGGAGTTTGTCAAGGTTAATTCAGTCGATCTCGATGCCGAGGGAATCACCTCGACTGAGTacttgaagttcaaagaaagCATATTCGATGAGAAATG GGCGAAGGATGAAAATGCATTAGAAATTGATTTCGGAGCATTTGATGCATTGACACCACACCTCACCTTGCCTTCATCAATTGGAAATGGACTGCAATTTATTTCGAAATTCTTGTCTTCAAAACTTCATGAAGATTTGGAGAACTCGAACCAATTGCTCGATTATTTGCTTGCATTGAACTACAGAGGCCAA AAACTTCTGATTAATGATAATGTCAATACTGTCAACAAGCTTCAAATGGCGCTTCTTTTGGCCGAAGTTTTCGTTTCAGAGCTACCGAAAAATACGCCGTTTCAGAAGTTTGAGCAAAG GTTTGAAGAATGGGGGTTAGTGAAAGGATGGGGCGATACGGCGGGACGAGTTAAGGAAACTCTGAACTGTTTATCGGAAGTTCTTCAAGCACCAGATCCGATTAACATGGATAATTTTTTCAGCAAAGTTCCGTGTATCTTCAACATTGTCATCTTCTCCCCTCATGGCTACTTTGGACAAGCCGATGTTCTAGGCTTGCCCGACACAGGTGGTCAG GTTGTTTACATCCTGGATCAAGTAAGAGCATTTGAGGAGGAATTACTGCTGAGAATCAAGCAACAAGGGTTATCTATAAAGCCGCAAATTCTAGTA GTGACAAGGTTGATACCTGAAGCAAAAGGAACAAAATGCAACCAAGAACTTGAGTCAGTATTCAACACAAAGCATTCCCATATCCTTCGAGTTCCGTTTGAGACGGAATTCGGTGTTCTCCAGCAATGGGTGTCACGATTCGATATATATCCATACCTTGAGAAATATGCTCAAGATGCTGCTGCAAAAATCATTGATCATATGGAGGGAAAACCCGACTTAATCATCGGCAATTACTCTGATGGAAACCTGGTCGCTTCTCTTGTGGCTAGCAAACTAGGAATCACTCTG GGAACTATTGCTCATGCTCTTGAGAAGACGAAATACGAAGATTCAGATGTCAAATGGAAGGAATTGGAACCGAAGTACCATTTTTCGTGCCAATTCACGGCCGATATGATCGCAATGAATACCACAGATTTCATTATCACAAGTACATATCAAGAAATTGCTGGAAG TAAAGATAGGCCAGGGCAATATGAGAGTCACTACGTATTTACGCTACCCGGATTGTGTCGATTCGTCTCCGGTATCAATGTTTTTGATCCGAAGTTCAACATTGCATCACCAGGAGCTGATCAATCAGTCTACTTTCCTTACACTCAAAAGGATAAGAGGCTTACTAAATTTCATCCTGCCATTGAAGAGCTTCTATATAGCCAAACAGACAACGATGAACACAT AGGATTCATTCAAGATAGGAAGAAGCCGATAATTTTCTCGATGGCAAGGCTCGACACGGTGAAGAACATAACAGGACTGGTGGAGTGGTACGGCAAGAACAAGAGACTGAGGGACGTGGTGAACTTGGTTGTAGTTGCAGGATTCCTGGATCCAGCCAAGTCTAAGGACAGGGAAGAGATAAGTGAGATAAAAAAGATGCACTCTCTGATAGAGAAGTACCAACTGAGAGGCCAATTCAGGTGGATAGCCGCACAAAATGATCGGCTTCGCAATGGTGAGCTCTACCGATGCATTGCTGACACCAAAGGAGCCTTTGTGCAG CCTGCTTTATATGAAGCATTTGGGTTAACCGTGATTGAGGCAATGAACTGCGGCTTACCAACTTTTGCAACAAATCAAGGAGGGCCAGCAGAGATAGTTGTCGACGGTGTGTCTGGATTCCATATCAATCCACTCAATGGAGACGAATCTAGTAACAAGATTGCTGATTTCTTCGAAAAGTGCAAGAAAGATAGCAACTACTGGAACAAGATATCATCTGCTGGCCTGCAACGTATTTACGACTG CTATACATGGAAGATATACGCGACGAAGGTGCTGAACATGGGATCAATGTACAGCTTCTGGAGGCAACTGAACAAGGAACAGAAGCAAGCAAAGCAGAGATACCTTCAGTTGTTGTACAACCTTCAATTCAGAAACTTG
- the LOC120261472 gene encoding protein indeterminate-domain 4, chloroplastic-like — protein MAAASSPSPFFGLREDEFNNQMKQQQQQQPDSSQPMTAPAPAPAPPKKKRNLPGNPNPDAEVIALSPKTLMATNRFVCEVCNKGFQREQNLQLHRRGHNLPWKLRQKSNKEVQRRKVYLCPEPTCVHHDPSRALGDLTGIKKHFSRKHGEKKWKCDKCSKRYAVQSDWKAHSKICGTREYRCDCGTLFSRRDSFITHRAFCDALAQESARLPPSLYGSSNMGLSLSQMNSSATDILRNTGGGPPQFDHHQLITPSINPSAFRSPPPPPLFLGANQEFSQQIHGLMHHSELQSNTTGNSSSSNNLFSFSFLSNTSNNNNNNNNTSSTMNSSINGGGGGGPSSLFAGNLMSDHHHHHHHQQQQQQQQQQQQQQHLFNTSTATMHNEPVLPQMSATALLQKAAQMGATSTSNASSLLRGFATSSSNSSGVKARTSFINENNHDQSHNENERHLQDLMNSLTNEGAAMFGRFNSGRDTMTRDFLGVGSMVRGMAAGGGGGGGGGGGIDMGSISMDSDIKSASSSRSFAGGGLH, from the exons atggctGCTGCCTCTTCCCCTTCACCTTTTTTTGGTCTTAGAGAAGATGAGTTCAACAATCAaatgaaacaacaacaacagcaacagcCGGATAGTTCTCAGCCGATGACAGCACCGGCACCGGCACCGGCACCgccaaagaagaagagaaacctCCCCGGAAATCCAA ACCCGGATGCTGAAGTGATAGCTCTGTCGCCGAAGACACTCATGGCGACAAACCGGTTTGTGTGTGAGGTCTGCAACAAAGGGTTTCAGAGAGAGCAAAACCTTCAGCTGCATCGACGAGGTCACAACCTGCCGTGGAAACTCCGGCAGAAGAGCAACAAAGAAGTTCAACGCCGGAAGGTGTATTTGTGCCCCGAACCTACATGTGTCCACCATGATCCCTCTCGGGCTCTCGGCGATCTCACCGGAATCAAGAAACATTTCTCAAGAAAGCACGGAGAGAAGAAATGGAAATGCGATAAGTGCTCGAAGCGATACGCCGTCCAGTCTGATTGGAAGGCTCATTCGAAGATTTGCGGAACTAGAGAATACAGATGTGATTGTGGAACTCTATTCTCAAG GCGTGATAGCTTCATCACACACAGAGCTTTCTGTGATGCATTAGCACAAGAGAGTGCAAGATTGCCACCAAGTCTCTATGGAAGTAGCAACATGGGCTTGAGTTTATCACAAATGAACTCTTCGGCAACGGACATTCTCCGGAACACCGGTGGAGGACCACCGCAATTTGATCATCATCAATTGATTACTCCTTCGATAAATCCTTCGGCTTTTCGGTCACCGCCACCACCCCCACTCTTCCTTGGTGCAAACCAAGAGTTCTCTCAGCAAATCCATGGGTTGATGCATCATTCTGAGCTCCAAAGCAACACTACAGGAAACTCATCCTCATCCAATAACCTCTTCAGCTTCAGCTTCTTGTCCAACactagcaacaacaacaataataataataatacttcaAGCACCATGAACAGTAGCAtcaatggaggaggaggaggaggacctTCATCTCTTTTTGCAGGAAACTTAATGagtgatcatcatcatcatcatcatcatcaacagcagcagcagcagcagcagcaacagcaacagcaacagcatCTTTTTAACACTAGTACAGCAACAATGCACAATGAGCCAGTGTTGCCACAAATGTCAGCAACTGCACTGCTGCAAAAGGCTGCACAGATGGGTGCAACTTCAACATCCAATGCTTCATCACTTCTCAGAGGCTTTGCAACCTCATCCTCAAACTCAAGTGGTGTAAAGGCAAGAACAAGCTTCATCAATGAGAACAATCATGATCAGAGCCATAATGAGAATGAGAGGCACTTGCAGGACTTGATGAATTCACTGACAAATGAAGGTGCTGCCATGTTTGGAAGATTCAACAGTGGAAGGGATACAATGACaagagacttcttgggagttggaaGCATGGTGAGAGGCATGGCagcaggaggaggaggaggaggaggaggaggaggagggataGACATGGGATCTATCTCCATGGATTCAGATATCAAGTCTGCTTCTTCTTCTAGATCTTTTGCAGGTGGAGGCTTGCATTGA